The Williamwhitmania sp. genome contains the following window.
ACTTTTTTTTGTCGTATCATAAACTAGAAACGTCTCATTTAACAAATTGGTATTATGTATATCACTCCATTTCGATTAGGACTACTCACTTTCATTGCAATTTTTCTTGGTTTTAACACCCCGATGCTTATTACCGCGCTGCAGCAAGGAACTTCCTTAACAAATCCAGTGCTCAATATTTCCGGGTTAGCCTTACTGGGTATCGTGGTAATATTAAATCAGGTTTTTCAAAACCGAAAGAGCAAGGTAGATGTGGAAAAACAATAACCGCTGGGCTCCAATTACAATTGGCTTGCTTAGCGTTTGCGTCCCTCTTTTCTCTCAGGTAAAGCCAGTTGAGGTTTTACCCGATTCGGTTAGCCGTGGCCAGAATAGTTTTTTGGTGATCCCCACAGCAATTTATGCTCCTGAAACTCGTTGGGCATTTGGACTCTCTTCCGGTTACTACTTCTCCAAAGACAACAGCCGAAAGGTCTCGAACATTCAGGGAGATTTAACATACACGCTCAACGATCAGTTTAAGGCATCCATCTCCCCAAAGGTTTTTTCTGACGATAAGCGAAGCTTCTACTCAGGTAGGGTGGTGGCCATGAACTATCCCGATAAGTTTTATGGTATTGGTCGGCATGCCGATAGTAGCCAAAATTATACGTGGAAAAATCTCTCCTTTTTGCTTCAGCGTCAGAAAGTGATTTTTGCCGATCTCATGCTGGGCGTTCAAATGTTCATTGATTATGGCAGGATGAAGGATTCCCTTCCCTTAAGCCGTTATGCAAATGAAGAAATTAGAGGTAACGGGGAATATCTTACCGCAGCACTTGGTGCGCTGGCTACTTGGGACAGCCGTGATAATATGTTTTTTGCAAGAACCGGTAGTTTTTATAAGCTCTCGTTGCTTGTGAACAGTAAGATTTTTTTAAGCGATTGTGATTACTCCCGTTTCACCATAGATATTCGTGAATTTGGGTTACTTACACGAAGAATTTCGTTGGGTTTCCAATATTTTGGTGATTTTACTTGGGGTGAGGTACCATTTCAACGGTTACCGATGGAGGGTGGTTCTGATATACTTCGAGGAGTAAGGCAGGGGCGTTACCGCGACAAGATGATGATGGCGACGCAGCTTGAGCTTCGGGCCAATATCTTTCGTCGGCTTTATGCCACAACTTTTATAGCGGCAGCTGATGTTGCTCCTGTTGTAAACGAATTTCTTATAAAAGAGTCCAACATTTCGTTTGGGGGTGGGTTTCGTTATAGGCTGAATAAGGCTGGCGTAAACCTCCGCTTCGACACAGGATATTCACCAGGGGGTAAACCTCTTTATTACTTTACTGCGCTGGAGGCCTTTTAGTAGCAAATTGCTAAAACACTCTTTTCATGAAGAAGTATTTTCTTTACCTTGTTGTGAGCGTGGTTCTCACAAATCAGGGCAGTGCCTGTACTAACCTAATTGTCACCAAGGGCGCATCTCATAATGGTTCAGCCTATATCGTCTATACCTGTGATGGTGAATTTCTTCCACACCTGCGCTACGATCCGGCGAGAACAGCTAAGCCAGGCGAGGTAATCCGTTTAATGAACTGGGAAACTGGAGCCACCGGAACCATTCCAGAAGTAGCTCAAACCTATGCCGCCGTTGGCCCACATATCAACGAGTACCAGGTGGCAATTGGTGAAACTACATTTGGCGGGCGCGAGGAGCTTTGGGATAAAACCAAACCATTACACTACTGGCAAATGATGCAGATGGCCCTTGAGCGATCGCGTACGGCTCGCGAGGCGGTTGAAGTACTTACAAACCTTGTTGGAACATACGGATACGGCAGCACGGGCGAGTCATTTTCTATTGTCGATCCAAACGAAGCTTGGCTACTCGAAATGATTGGAAGCGGCGGTGATGAATCTGGCCCGATTTGGGTGGCGGTAAAAATCCCGGATGGATATGTATGTGCACATGCCAACCATTCCCGCATTGGAGAATTCCCGCTCGATAAGCCCGAAGAGTGTATTTACTCAAAAAATGTAATATCGTTCGCGGTAAAAAAGGGCTACTACAATCCAAAGTCGGGCAAGCCATTTCAGTTTAACCAGGCCTACGACCCCGCTGATCCAACCAAGCTGCGCTATTGTGAAACCCGGGTGTGGAGTCTCTTCAACCGAATTGCCCCAAGTATGCACCTTTCTATGGATTACAACAGAGGAGTTCAAGGTGCCAAACGCTATCCATTGTGGATAAAGCCCGACAAGAAGTTGAGGCTTCAGGATGTGATGGCCCTTATTCGTGATCATTATGAGGGAACCTCCATTGAAATGACCAAAGGACTTGCCGCTGGTCCGTTTGGTTCTCCCGATTATTGGAGGCCATTGACCTTTCAGGTTGATTCGGTGCAGGGAACGTGGGAGCGATGCATTTCTACCTATAATACAGGCTTCTCCTTTATTGCTCAGTTACGAGGATGGTTGCCAAACCCAATAGGTGGAATATTATGGTATGGCGTGGACGACACCTATACCACCTGCTACTTTCCCATTTATGCCGGAGTTACCGATGTCCCAAAGCCATTTACAGAGGGGACACTTCGACACTTTTCCATGAATTCGGCCTGGTGGATTTTTAACCTTGTGGCCAACTATGCCAACCTTAAGTACAGCTATATGGTTAAGGATATTCAAAAGGTTCAGCAGCAGATGGAGGCGGATTTTCGCAGCGAAATACTAGAAATGGATAGTAAGGCGCTGGCGTTGAAGAATGATCCGGAGAAAATGCACGCCGCGTTGACTCAGTTTTCGGTAGATGCTGGCAATAAGGTCTTTAGTAAGTGGACGGAGCTGCTCTTCGACCTGATTACACGCTACAACGATGGCTATGTGCAGGACAGCCTTGGCAATCCACAGCAGGTTGGATATCCGCAGGAATGGTATCGTAGAGCCCTGAAAGATAATCCCGGTATAGCCATTCCTGTGTGGTATGAGAATCAGGAATCAAAAGAGCCAACAAATTTTTAACAGCTACATGGTTGCAAAAAACGCCAGTCTCTATTTAAGACTGGCGTTTTGCTTTTCCGTAAAATGAATGCTACTTGATTACGATTTTACGAGTAATGCTTCTTCCGTCGAAAACAAGTTGCAGAAAGTAATTACCTGTTGGTTTGTCGAGCTTGTAACTTTTTTTGAATGAGTCCGAGACACTCTGGGTATCATTCACGAGAATTTTCCCCTCTTCCCCAGCAATTTTAACGGTTAACTTACCGCTTGCCGCTGGTGTAAATGCAAGGGTTAAGTTGTTTGTCGATTCCGACGATTCCAATCCAACAGAGAGATTGCCATCGGGGATTTTTTTATCACTCTTTTCCTTTTTAAATCCACCTTTTTCAAGCATGGCAATCTCTTCGTTGGAAGGATCGGATACAATTAAGGTCGATTCCATTTTTTTCATCACTATTTTTTTCACCTTTTTCTTATAGGAATTTTGGTTAACCATAACAACGTATGATTTGCTCTTTGGTCCGACAGCATTGGTAGAGTCTTTGTCGGAGATAATGATTTTAATCTGCTTACCCCCCTTTGAATTAACAATTATTTTTTCGGTTTTACAGTTGCCTGGCTTACCCGATTTTGTTATGACGGCTCGAGAAAGCACCATTACATGCTTTTTACCTTTGGGGTTGAAAAAGTAGCCGTAATGTCCATCTTTTACTGGTTTTCCCGTTGCTGCATCAATCCATTCCTCCTTGCCCTTGGGTTGCAAATACACCTTTTGTTCGGAAGAATCTCCACGAGTAATTCGGTAAACCTTTAATCCTGAATACTCTCCCTTCTGGGGTAATTTCCCTTCAACTTCTAGTTTTTTAAGCATTTCTTGCATCTCTTTGGGGTTGGATGAATCAAACTGTTCAACTTCGATCTGTTGTTTGTGCGGACGACCAACGGTATCTTCTTCCATAAGGAAGTCCGAATCGTCCGAAAAGAACTGCATTTCAGGAAGGGTTATTTGGTCGTTAAGGCTATCTAGGTTGACCCACATCCCGGCCATAGCCCTATTTATCTCTTGGGAAATGGAGTCGGAGTTGAAGTAAAAGTTGTGGAGCGATTTTTTTATCACTCGCTCTAAGCTGTCACCGTTTGGCATGGTTCTTAAGTCCAAGACAATGTTATTATCCCAAGGCGAAATGATAATGGTGTCGCTGTCGCTATTCCAAGTAGCGCTTTTGTGCGGTTGATCTTGCGATACCGCTTGGGTGGAGGCTGCAAAAAGGGAAATAGCTGTAAGCACCGCCACTTTTGTCGTTTTTACAATAGCTGTTTTCATAGTAGTTGTATAGTTTGATAATTGTTACAAAACTACCAATGCGCTGATGGATTGAGTGTTAATGGTCGGTTAATAAGAGCTAACGAAAAGTTAATGTTGATGCAATGCGTTTTCTCTTTTCCTACCTTTGGGGTATGAACAAACGAAGAATAACGCTGATATTTATTTTAGTTGGCCTTTCGCTTGCGGGAATAATTGCGATTCAAGTCTTTTGGATTCGAAATGCCTTGCAGGTGTAGGAGGCTCAGCTCGATGCATCGGTAAATGAGGCGCTCAGCTCTCTGGTTCGTAAGCTGGAAAAGCGAAAGGTTGTGCTCTTGGCAAGTGAGTTGGATAAAGATAGCCTTGTTGCTCCAGCATTTCAAACTCCCAAAATTCGGCACAAGGGGCATGGTAAACAGATTCGGGAAGAGAGCGAAATTGTTTATACCGGTCCCGATAAGCCAGTTACATTATCGCAAAAATCCATAAAGGTCAGGAGCAAGGGAAAAGGGAAATCCTCGGTATATTTCTTCTCCGACTCTGTTTTGGCGCCGGAGAGTATGCAGGTGAAATCTACGGTTGAGCGAATCAATGTAGACTCTATAGAGGCGGTAATTGCGGAAGCGATTCACAAGTCGACAAATAGCCTTAACGCAACTATTGCCAACAACCACTTTAAGATGGAGTGGATCGTGAATGAGTTGGGTAAGAATGGTAGTCGGGTTGTGACACATACCATAAATAGCCAGAGTGATGATTCCATTACTGGGCGGGCGCAATGGCTGGAGCTGGTTCGCAATGCCTATAAAAATAAGTTAAACATCATGCGGCAAATTGCTGTTGATGCCGATGCATCTAAGCTGCCGCTTGAAAAACGAGTCGACTTTAAGGGGCTCGAAAAGATGGTGGATGAGGAGCTCACTGCAAAAGGAGTATCTCCAGCAGCAAAGATTTGCGTTACCAGTGGACCTACCTCCCGAATGGTTTTTTCCTCTAAGGGTTATGATAGCCTTTATGTTGGTCACATTTATAAAACGGCACTTTTCCCCGAGAACATTATACCGCTTACCGATACGCTGCACGTTTATCTTCCCCTTAGGCGGAGGCAGATATACTCATCGGCTTTTGTACCAGGTGTGGCATCACTGGTGTTTACCTTAATTATGGTTATTACTTTTTACCTTTCGTTGAGGACAATTGTGAGGCAGAAGAAGTTGGCTGATATGAAAGCCGATTTCATTAACAACATGACACACGAGCTAAAAACACCCATTGCCACAATTCGACTGGCCGTGGATTCGATAGAAAACACGAAGACGATTAGCAATCCCGAAAACATAAAGTACTTCACTGCGGCAATCCGCGATGAGAACTTTAGAATGAATAGGATGGTTGAACAGGTGCTACAGGCTGCCCGCTTGGAGCGTAAAGAGTTACGTCTTGTTTTCACTGAAATAAATTTTGGTGCTTTGGTGGATGCGGTGGTTGCTAAAATGCAAATTATGGCAAAAGAACGAGGTGGATTTATTCGTTTTGAGCCCGCTTTGGGTGAGTTATATATCCATGGCGATCATGCACACTTGGAGAGCATGGTCACGAACCTCATCGACAATGCTATAAAGTACTCATCCGGTGTTCCGCAAGTAACTGTATTTGTAGGTTTGAGCCTTGGAGATGTGGTGCTAACTGTTGAGGACAAGGGAATTGGCATGAGCCGGGATGAGCAGCGGAGAGTCTTTGAGAAATTTTACCGAGTGCCGCATGGCAATGTCCACAATGTAAAGGGATTTGGTTTGGGGTTGAGCTACGTTAAGGAGGTGGTTGAGCTGCACGGGGGAGTTGTAAAGCTAAAAAGTGAGCAAGGAAAAGGATCTTCCTTTTCTGTTTTTATTCCCGAAAGAAAGGCTAACAATGAATAGGAGTGCAAAACTATTATTGGTTGAGGATGATGTAAACTTTGGCGCAGTGCTAAAAGCTTACCTTCAAATGAACGACTTCACGGTAACCCTCATCTCCGATGGATCTTCGGCAAAGGCTCAGTATAAGGTGGGTGCACACGACCTCTGCATTCTTGATGTTATGCTACCCGGATTGGACGGATTTACTCTAGCAAAGCACATACGAATGGTCGATCCCGATGTGTCGTTCATTTTTCTTACTGCGAAATCCATGAAGGAGGACGTGGTGGCGGGCTATGGTTTAGGTGCCGACGATTACATTACAAAACCATTTGATTCAGAGTTGTTGCTTCTCAAAATTCAAGCTATTCTGCGGCGGTCTAATGTTGGACAGATCCTACACCCGGCAATTTTGCAGGAGATTAGGTTGGGTCGGTTTACCCTCGCCACCGACACCAGAACACTAAGGATTGATAGTGTAGTACACCGACTTTCACCAAGGGAATTTGATCTTTTGCTTTTGCTGAACGAGCATCGGAATCTTGTGCTCGAGCGGGAAGAGACTTTGCGCCAGATTTGGGGTGACTTTTCTTACTTTACAGCACGAAGCATGGACGTATACATTGCAAGACTGCGGAAATATCTGGCCGATGATCCTTCCATCGTTATTGAAAATATTCACGGAACAGGTTTCATACTAAGGGTTTCCGATTCTGATTGATAAACGAGAACAAAAGCAGCTATAATTGTTACCTTTGTATTCACGCTAGATTTTTATAACAAATAGATTACCAATTGTTTGATGATTGATTCAGCTACAGTAGAGCGCATTATGGCCGCGGCCAGCATACAGGAGGTGGTTCAGGATTTTGTATCGCTGAAGAAGCGGGGAGTCAACTATTTGGGTCTATGTCCTTTTCACAACGAAAAAACGCCATCGTTTACTGTTTCTCCGGCCAAAGGGATTTTTAAGTGCTTTGGTTGCGGCAAGGGGGGGAACTCGGTAAATTTTGTCATGGAGCTGGAGCATCTTAGCTACTACGATGCACTTAAATATCTAGCCAAGAAATACAATATTGAGGTAAAGGAGCGCGAGCTTAGCCAGGACGAGGTGCGCCAAAATGACGACCGCGAGAGCATGATGGTACTGAATGCCTGGGCTCAGCGACACTTCTCCGACACGCTTTACCATCACGTTGACGGAAAAAATATTGGCTTAGGGTACCTCAAGGAGCGTGGCATGCGTGACGAAACCGTTAAAAAGTTTCAGCTAGGCTACGCCCTCGATAGCCGCGATGCATTTAGCCAAGCCGCCCTTCGACAAGGATATAAGAAGGAGTATCTCGTAAAGACAGGACTTACCATCGACAATGAGCATGGGCTAATGGATCGATTTTTTGGCAGAGTCATCTTCCCCATTCACTCCATTAGCGGCAGGGTTATCGGATTTGGTGGCCGTATTCTCCGTAACGATAAGAAGACGGCAAAGTATTTAAACTCCCCGGAGAGCGAGGTATACCACAAAAGTCAAACCCTTTATGGAATATACTTTGCCAAACAGGCCATAACGCGCGAAAACAAATGTCTTCTGGTGGAGGGCTATACCGACGTTATTTCGCTGCACCAAGCTGGAGTAGAGAATGTGGTTGCCAGTTCGGGAACCTCCCTAACTATTGAGCAGATTAGGCTCATCAAGCGCTTTACTCCTAACGTTACCATTTTATACGACGGTGATGCGGCAGGAATAAAGGCGTCGCTTCGTGGAATCGACCTCGTGCTTGAAGAGGGATTGAACGTAAGGGTATTGTTGCTACCTGAGGGGGAGGACCCCGATTCCTTTGCTAGAACACGTTCGGCAAGTGAGCTCCTTGCATTTATTGGGGAGAAGGAGGAGGATTTTATTTCGTTTAAAACGCACCTACTACTGGAAGACGCAGGAAAGGACCCTGTGTTACGGGCAAATCTGATCTCGGATATTGTCCGATCCATTAGTTCCATTCCCGACGCTATCACCCGCACAGTCTATACCCGAGAGTGCAGTAGAATGCTCGACATTGAAGAGCGGGTTCTTTTTTCGGAGGTTGGAACCAACAGAAGGAAGAAGTATGATGCTGAGCAGCAAAAGGCGCCGGCATTCAATACGCCATATCAAGAGCATAAGGAGCTGGCGCTACCCTCGTTTATTCAGGGTGTTTTTTGTGAGGAACAAGAAAAAGAGTTAATATACTACCTGCTAAAGTTTGGTAGCCAGGAACTTTACAAATTCGATGACGCAACAACTGGTGAAGTTGTATCTGTATCCATTGCCAGCTATATAATTTCAGAGGTAAAAAACGATGAGTTGGAATTTACAAACCTAGCTTACCGTCAACTATTTGATGAGTATTATCGGATGATGGAAACTGGGCTAATCCCGGAAGCTCGAAACTTTCTCCACCATCCTGATGTAGCGGTGAGTGAGCTTGCTGTAAATATTCTGAGTTCGGAACACCATGCCAGCAAGCTGTGGGAAAAGCACAGCGCACATGTCGAAACCGAGGAGATGATTCTTAGCAAGGCCGTACCTAAGGCTGTGATTGTTTATAAGACTAAGATTATTCAAACCGTAATGGGAAAACTCCTGACGCAGCTGTCGGAACATTCTAAAAACGGAGAACTCGATGGCGTAAACAACATTTTAACACAGTTTTCGCAGCTTACAGCGCTTAAAATGAAGCTTGCAAAAGAGTTGGATCGTGTTGTATTATAGCGCAATAGTGTATTATGACGATGTTGAAGACACTTTGTGTTTTTTTTTGTAAATTTCGTGCTTGGAACTGGTTATTATAACAACATTACTGTATAAACCATGCTTATTATGAAAACGATGACAAACGCACGGAAACTCGCTCTCGCCGGAATGGCACTAACTTCCCTATTTCTGTTTGCTGCCTGTGGTGGTGGACAACAAGCCAGCAAGGCAACTCAGGATGACAACCTTCCAAAGGACTCTCTGGTAAAGGAAGTTACGAAATATCCCCTCCCAACAGCCTTTGAGGTTACCAACCTCTTGAACAAAGCTGGGGCTGGTTATATTCTTAGCATTTCCAACACCATATCTAATGCTGACAAATATTTTACGGAGAATAGCAAGGCTATCAACCTTGGAGTGTATGGTGCCGATTTAGCTTATGCCAGCACCTATCAGATGAAGCAGGAAACCATGAACTACCTAAAGGTTTCGAAAAGAATGATTGATGAGCTTCAGATCTCTACCGAGTTTAACTCTACGTTTGCCGATCGCGTTGAAAAAAACATCGATAGCCAGGACAGCCTAATCAAAATAATTAGTGATTCATTTTACAAAACCTATGAGTTCTTGACCAGCAATGGCAAGGATAATCTATCGCTTTTGGTTATGTCGGGCAGCTGGGTTGAGGGTGTTTATATTACCTCCGAAATAGAGAAAACGAGCAAGAATCCTCAGGACATCATTAAGATTCTTCAAGGCCAAGACGCTTCTCTGATTAAGTTACTTGATCTTTTAGACAAGAATAAGAGCAATGCCGACATTGCTGAGATGCAAACAAAGTTGCAGGTTGTTGCCGATGCGTATAAAACTATTCAGGGTGATAAGGTTGACCAAAAAATGTTGGACAAGTTTGGCGTTGTTGTTGAAAAATTGCGCAACGAACTTATTAAATAGCGTGTGATTAAAGTATATTCCAATTGAAAAGACACCTGCTTTTATGCAGGTGTTTTTTTTTGTAAATTTCATGCGTTATATTCCATGCGGTTATTAGAAAATGGATAGAGTGAAAATGAGCATAAACCTAACGGAAGTTTTTTAGAATGAACGAATCGGTATTGAACGCCCTGATGCAGCTTTTTGCACTCATTGCCAACGAGAACAATTCAAACATCTCTGCAAGAGGGAAGCAAATTGTGGCGTCGTACCTCGCTCAGCATATTGGTGAAGAACATTCAAGGGAGTATCTCAAACTTTTTGAGGACTACTTCACCTTTTACAAGCAAGAACTTTCGGAGGTAGATTCAACCATTATGGTGGTAGCAGCCGATGGGACCATGGTGGCGACTCAAGCATCTAAGATATGTTCGCATATTACAAAAAGCCTTCATAAAACCGAGCGAATCGTTGTTTTTCTTAGACTTCTAGAATTCATTAATGTAGATGGAATTATTACCACACAAGAGGAGCATTTTGTGCACATCGTGGCACAATGCTTCAATATTGGCACCAGAGAGTTTGAAAACATCTTTCAGTTTGTAGTATCTCCCTTTAAGAATAGTATTTCCAGAAATCAATTGCTAATAATTTCTGATTCGGAAGAGTTGCAAATAGAGGAATTAGAAGGGCTTTGGGTGGAGACGAATAGGCCACGTGAGGAGGAGCGGAAGTTTATTGTTAGGCCTAATCTCCAAGGGAGTATTTTTATTTTGAAGCTCGACACCATCAATCAGTTTCTTTTAAGGTATTTTGGAACAGGTGAGGTGTATGTTGGCAATAGGGCTATAATTTCGGGTGTAACTTATATTATAGATACCGGGTCTATCATTAAAATCCCTGAGAACGAACCCATCTATTTTCGTGAAATAGAAAGCCAGCTATTCGCTCATGCAGGTAGCAATAGCATCATTTTCTGTGCTGAGAATCTCTCTTTTCGTTTCAAGGGAAGCCA
Protein-coding sequences here:
- a CDS encoding BamA/TamA family outer membrane protein, with product MWKNNNRWAPITIGLLSVCVPLFSQVKPVEVLPDSVSRGQNSFLVIPTAIYAPETRWAFGLSSGYYFSKDNSRKVSNIQGDLTYTLNDQFKASISPKVFSDDKRSFYSGRVVAMNYPDKFYGIGRHADSSQNYTWKNLSFLLQRQKVIFADLMLGVQMFIDYGRMKDSLPLSRYANEEIRGNGEYLTAALGALATWDSRDNMFFARTGSFYKLSLLVNSKIFLSDCDYSRFTIDIREFGLLTRRISLGFQYFGDFTWGEVPFQRLPMEGGSDILRGVRQGRYRDKMMMATQLELRANIFRRLYATTFIAAADVAPVVNEFLIKESNISFGGGFRYRLNKAGVNLRFDTGYSPGGKPLYYFTALEAF
- a CDS encoding C69 family dipeptidase, translated to MKKYFLYLVVSVVLTNQGSACTNLIVTKGASHNGSAYIVYTCDGEFLPHLRYDPARTAKPGEVIRLMNWETGATGTIPEVAQTYAAVGPHINEYQVAIGETTFGGREELWDKTKPLHYWQMMQMALERSRTAREAVEVLTNLVGTYGYGSTGESFSIVDPNEAWLLEMIGSGGDESGPIWVAVKIPDGYVCAHANHSRIGEFPLDKPEECIYSKNVISFAVKKGYYNPKSGKPFQFNQAYDPADPTKLRYCETRVWSLFNRIAPSMHLSMDYNRGVQGAKRYPLWIKPDKKLRLQDVMALIRDHYEGTSIEMTKGLAAGPFGSPDYWRPLTFQVDSVQGTWERCISTYNTGFSFIAQLRGWLPNPIGGILWYGVDDTYTTCYFPIYAGVTDVPKPFTEGTLRHFSMNSAWWIFNLVANYANLKYSYMVKDIQKVQQQMEADFRSEILEMDSKALALKNDPEKMHAALTQFSVDAGNKVFSKWTELLFDLITRYNDGYVQDSLGNPQQVGYPQEWYRRALKDNPGIAIPVWYENQESKEPTNF
- a CDS encoding T9SS type A sorting domain-containing protein; amino-acid sequence: MKTAIVKTTKVAVLTAISLFAASTQAVSQDQPHKSATWNSDSDTIIISPWDNNIVLDLRTMPNGDSLERVIKKSLHNFYFNSDSISQEINRAMAGMWVNLDSLNDQITLPEMQFFSDDSDFLMEEDTVGRPHKQQIEVEQFDSSNPKEMQEMLKKLEVEGKLPQKGEYSGLKVYRITRGDSSEQKVYLQPKGKEEWIDAATGKPVKDGHYGYFFNPKGKKHVMVLSRAVITKSGKPGNCKTEKIIVNSKGGKQIKIIISDKDSTNAVGPKSKSYVVMVNQNSYKKKVKKIVMKKMESTLIVSDPSNEEIAMLEKGGFKKEKSDKKIPDGNLSVGLESSESTNNLTLAFTPAASGKLTVKIAGEEGKILVNDTQSVSDSFKKSYKLDKPTGNYFLQLVFDGRSITRKIVIK
- a CDS encoding HAMP domain-containing sensor histidine kinase — protein: MLLASELDKDSLVAPAFQTPKIRHKGHGKQIREESEIVYTGPDKPVTLSQKSIKVRSKGKGKSSVYFFSDSVLAPESMQVKSTVERINVDSIEAVIAEAIHKSTNSLNATIANNHFKMEWIVNELGKNGSRVVTHTINSQSDDSITGRAQWLELVRNAYKNKLNIMRQIAVDADASKLPLEKRVDFKGLEKMVDEELTAKGVSPAAKICVTSGPTSRMVFSSKGYDSLYVGHIYKTALFPENIIPLTDTLHVYLPLRRRQIYSSAFVPGVASLVFTLIMVITFYLSLRTIVRQKKLADMKADFINNMTHELKTPIATIRLAVDSIENTKTISNPENIKYFTAAIRDENFRMNRMVEQVLQAARLERKELRLVFTEINFGALVDAVVAKMQIMAKERGGFIRFEPALGELYIHGDHAHLESMVTNLIDNAIKYSSGVPQVTVFVGLSLGDVVLTVEDKGIGMSRDEQRRVFEKFYRVPHGNVHNVKGFGLGLSYVKEVVELHGGVVKLKSEQGKGSSFSVFIPERKANNE
- a CDS encoding response regulator transcription factor, coding for MNRSAKLLLVEDDVNFGAVLKAYLQMNDFTVTLISDGSSAKAQYKVGAHDLCILDVMLPGLDGFTLAKHIRMVDPDVSFIFLTAKSMKEDVVAGYGLGADDYITKPFDSELLLLKIQAILRRSNVGQILHPAILQEIRLGRFTLATDTRTLRIDSVVHRLSPREFDLLLLLNEHRNLVLEREETLRQIWGDFSYFTARSMDVYIARLRKYLADDPSIVIENIHGTGFILRVSDSD
- the dnaG gene encoding DNA primase, encoding MIDSATVERIMAAASIQEVVQDFVSLKKRGVNYLGLCPFHNEKTPSFTVSPAKGIFKCFGCGKGGNSVNFVMELEHLSYYDALKYLAKKYNIEVKERELSQDEVRQNDDRESMMVLNAWAQRHFSDTLYHHVDGKNIGLGYLKERGMRDETVKKFQLGYALDSRDAFSQAALRQGYKKEYLVKTGLTIDNEHGLMDRFFGRVIFPIHSISGRVIGFGGRILRNDKKTAKYLNSPESEVYHKSQTLYGIYFAKQAITRENKCLLVEGYTDVISLHQAGVENVVASSGTSLTIEQIRLIKRFTPNVTILYDGDAAGIKASLRGIDLVLEEGLNVRVLLLPEGEDPDSFARTRSASELLAFIGEKEEDFISFKTHLLLEDAGKDPVLRANLISDIVRSISSIPDAITRTVYTRECSRMLDIEERVLFSEVGTNRRKKYDAEQQKAPAFNTPYQEHKELALPSFIQGVFCEEQEKELIYYLLKFGSQELYKFDDATTGEVVSVSIASYIISEVKNDELEFTNLAYRQLFDEYYRMMETGLIPEARNFLHHPDVAVSELAVNILSSEHHASKLWEKHSAHVETEEMILSKAVPKAVIVYKTKIIQTVMGKLLTQLSEHSKNGELDGVNNILTQFSQLTALKMKLAKELDRVVL